CTGTACTTTGTACTCCCTCCCAAAGCACTAAAGCacaagcatgacatagggttttatctccatggagagcccaaacctgggtaaaaacccatATCCTTTTACCATTGTCTCAAGACCCTTAGTTCAGGACCCCTACTTAAGATCTGCCAGATTTAGCTCTGTCACCAGGCATCCTCCCAAAATCTAGTTTTGCAATCATCACCCGCAGCTTTCTGacaaaatatataaaatatattcTTTAACTTCCATCAAGCCATTCTAGAAATGGGAGTTGCTAGGAGATGGTTCACATTGAGCCCAAAGCACTAAAAcacaagcatgacgtagggtttatctccatggagagcccaaACCAGGTTAAAAACCCATGTCCTTTTACCATTGTCTCAAGACCCTTAGTTCGGGACCCGTACTTAAGATCTGCAAATTTAGCTCTGTCACCAGACATCGTCCCAAAATCTAGTTTTGCAATCATCACCCGCAGCTTTCTCACAACATCTATAAAATATATATCTTTAACTTCCATCAAGCCATTCTAGAAATGGGAGTTGCTAGGAGATGGTTCACATTTAGTCAAAGTTTTCTTTTTCAAATAATTCGTTCTAATCATCTCCTGCCAATCTCCCTCCTCGTTTTCTAGTCTCCAAAGCCATTTGCACAAAAGACTTATATTCTTAATATCAAAATTAGTAACTCCCAGGCCACCCTGATCCCTAGGTTGGCACACATCATTCTAGTTTATCAGATGATATTTACACACACCTTCTTTTTCTTTCCAGATCAATCGAGCCCGGGAGAAAAAATAAATATTTTACCTACGCCATTTGGTAATCTAAAAAAGGAGCATGTGGCTAGGAATGTTACTCATGCAAGTTGCTACAAGGATTAGCCTACCCCCGCATAGGAAGCAAGCTCCTCTGCGATGTACCTGCTTTTCTTTCAAATTTCTCCTTTCCAGTTTTTCAATCCTTATTACCAAGCCTCTTATAATGCAAAGGAAGACCCATAACCAAAAGGAAAGTCCCCAATAGCACAAGTAAAAAATCTGAGCATAATCCTTCCGTTTTAGTTTTGCCCCACCAAAACATTAAACCTCGCTTGTTAGAAAAGTAATCAGTGTTTGGATGAAGGACCCCCTGACCAAATTATTACTAGTGATCTAACGCTTTTATATTTTTTTCACAGAGGGAGTATCATCTTGTAACGATGATCACTTTGCAATAAAGGGTTGTTTGATGCAAGAAAAATAGTGGTGTTAACTCATTTTTAATCAACTAGAacaatgtccgtgcgttgcaacgggatataaaatATTCTGTTTTGCTAAATCACAtttagatgtgctctaagtattgcacatctaaattctatgtcattgattttacgcTAAGATTCATGCAAGCATTTTCTTTGtctcttttccttttctttctagATTGATTGAGTTACTTTGACGTGCGATAACTAGGCAATAAATATTCTAATACGTTAGTTTGTGATTTACCTGTCAACAATAATgcaattgtgtaaataaatgttcatcaaattctgatCGTGAATTAACTTATATTTTGATTGAAAGTTTGTAAGTAAATTAAAGAGAAACTGGTTAAATTGGAAGGTTgaaaggttggacgaaggggtgaTGAGAAGAAAGGTTAAATTAGAAtcttacgttctttttaagtagaGTAGCATAGAGACAGAAATAAGTCTAGTCTAtggtcctgtttggatactctaactcagttagaggttagagttagattctaactctGATCTAGcactgaactaactctagccaaagaggtgtttggatggcagggttagatgaaGCGCGTATGGCGAGGCGCCTTCACGGACGgtgtgagagggagggagggagaggacgagaagcttcgagaaagtggggagggatctgctgcggggagaaaAGTGtttttagtggtcccgagaagaactaacccaaataagcacctcttgggtagGTTAGATTTTTGAacgggttagatgcatctaacccaaactaactctccAGTTTGTATATTTTTGGGTTAGTtcagtccaaactaacccaaactaactctaacaaaCAGGGCTTATGAGGTAAAACTTTAAAACGTCACATAACGGCTAGCGGACGCGCGGCAACCAGCCCATATTCTGCGCTTCTCTCTCCGGGTTCTGGGTCGTTCTGCGCGCATGGGTAGAGCCCCAACGGCTCTCTCCCCACAACGGTGCCGTTTAGACAGACACAACAATGCAGCGCTCGGGGGTAGCCCACCGAGCCACGTGAACGCGTCCGACCAACTGGCGACACCAACCCCCACATGGCCCCGCTGGCCCACTGCCAGTTGAGGCGCCACACCCGCACCCgcacctcctcccctccccctccccgccgcTTCTCCCCTCCCTCCTTTTCCTGCGCTATTTATCACCGCCCTCGCTGCGTGTGCCACTCCCATCGTAAAGCCACACAAAGAAAGAGAGGCAGTCAGAGCAGAGCAGAGCCGAGCcttcgccctcgccctcgccccagAGAGCGAACGCACACACACAGCCGCAATGGCGCGCGCCGGCGCTCTCTGCCTCGCGCTGCTCTGCCTCCTCGCGGCGCACTCCGCCGTCGCCCAGAAGGCCACGGCCCCGGCCGCCgcgcccaccaccaccacccccacgcCGGCGGCTCCCGCCAAGAAGACGACCGCGCCCGCCGCGGCGCCGACNNNNNNNNNNNNNNNNNNNNNNNNNNNNNNNNNNNNNNNNNNNNNNNNNNNNNNNNNNNNNNNNNNNNNNNNNNNNNNNNNNNNNNNNNNNNNNNNNNNNNNNNNNNNNNNNNNNNNNNNNNNNNNNNNNNNNNNNNNNNNNNNNNNNNNNNNNNNNNNNNNNNNNNNNNNNNNNNNNNNNNNNNNNNNNNNNNNNNNNNNNNNNNNNNNNNNNNNNNNNNNNNNNNNNNNNNNNNNNNNNNNNNNNNNNNNNNNNNNNNNNNNNNNNNNNNNNNNNNNNNNNNNNNNNNNNNNNNNNNNNNNNNNNNNNNNNNNNNNNNNNNNNNNNNNNNNNNNNNNNNNNNNNGGTCGAGGCtcccgtcgccgctcctcctgcTCCCGTCGCCGAGGCACCCGCCACCATCCCCACCAAGCCCGACGCCCCCGCGCCCGCcccggccaagaagaagaagaagtcgtcctccaagaagaagaagagcaaggccccGGCCCCCGCTCCCGTCGCCGCCGAGGCCCCCACcaagtccaagaaggccaaggccccCGCGGCCTCCGACGACTCCGAAGCCCCCGGCCCCGCACTCGATGCCGCCGCCGACGACACCGCGGTACGTCTCAATCTCCACCCTCTATACTACGCCATCTGAACCGACAGTGCCCGTCGAAGTTTCACAACTCCTCTACGCACGACCGGCGGCGCAACTGATACTgcgtagtttctttttcttttggcaaaGAACTGCGACGTAGTTGGACACGACGCCGAACTTTGCCCGCTGTTAGTAGTAAAATAATTAACTATGCTCTTACTTACAGTGGCTACTTAGTTTAGTTACATCTATGAGTGCTTAGATGGCTAATTAAGTAATTAGTGCCATAATGGCATGCTCATTAGTAGGACCATAGCTTTGTTTGGCGCCACCAAACATGTGACTAGGGAAAGGGAAGTGACTGATGAGTGAGAACAGTGGCGGTGGTAGATGCGTTCGCATTTGGCCCGTCCCGACATGTTGGCCAGGCACGCATGTGCATCATGCCGTTGCTACGGACAGAGCAGttaatggaaaataaataaaagaattaCTAAACATTTCAAAAGTCAAGCTTCCGCCAGTCACTGCAACCACTACTACTGTTATACAACTCGGAGCGTGTACTGCGCCCGTAACCAATGCATTCCGGAAGCCTCCACGACACTGCTCCCACTCTTAATCAGACATTATTTTTACTGCCACTGGAAATCACTGACTAAAATTTGCCTCGTTCGTTCTGCAGGGCGCGATCCAGAGCATGGCAGGGAGCATCATGTCGGCGTGCGCGATGGCGCTGGGCCTCCTCGCCCTCCTCGCCTAGACGAGCAAAGCCGGTGAGCgcgggaggccagccggccccgtCGAGACCCGGCACGAGAACACGCAATCATGCGGCGGCCGCTGCGCCGCGCCTTTTGACGAGCTGTCTGTGTCCGTGTCTGTGCATGCCACCACATTTTGCGCTGTATCTCGTGTCTATTTTTTCTAACTGGCTGGACGGGCcggcatctcctcctcctccttcctgtgTAGTCCCATTACTCACGCACGTCCGCCTCGGATTCTTTCTTCCTGTGTACCAAATTGATGAGATTTGATTTATATTTTTATTACTACCCCTCATTGTATTATTCCATCATTGTTTAATCATAGATCTGTCTCTTTCATCATGCGCGCGTGCACTGTTTGTTGTGGGTGTGTCCCGTCCTGTGCTGTGCTGGCCAGATCTGGTTTTGGTTCGATGTGTATGCCGCTTGCATCTGACCTGGACCTGGACCTGGACCCGGACCAGTAACACGGCAACGGAAATGGGGATTTTACCTTTTAGGACGTGCTCTTTCTAACACGGTCGCACACGAAATCCTAACACAATTTGGGTATTTTCCACCGCTACCCAATACCCATGCTTGCCTAGTTCTCTCGAGAAAGAAACTAGCAGGAGCAAAAGATGGTATTTTGTTACGACATCTCGTTTTTTGTTACGACATCTCGTTTTCTTCGGACAACCCTATACCGTCAAGACAACTGACAGTGTTTATACATGTCCGCTTCAAATCCCTATTTGTCCAAGCACACAACTGCTCCATCAAATTGTTTCAAATCCCTATTTGTCCAGGCACACAACTACTACCTCAAATAGTTTCAAATCCATATTTGTCCAAGCACACAACTGCTACCTCAAATTGTTTCAAATCCCTATTTGTCCGGGACACGCATATGATTGTCCAGGATGAACCCGGTCCGACGTGGCAGGCTGCACAGACATATGAGAAGAATTTGAGAGCCTCGCTTGTAGATGCTCTAATTTCACACTAGTAAGTTACATGTGCCTTGCGCGTGAGAGTGAAGTGTTACAGATATCAACACACCACATTATAATAGGCAAACATATACATTTGCAGTCACACACAAATGAATTTAAGATGTATGTTTAAGTTTCATAACCCATCCCATTCGAATTCAAATTATAATTACATAATATAAATGGCCATGTGGTATATACTacacaaaactcatctgaaatgtaTAAGAACAGTTCAGTACTCCATTTGCAAAGCAAATTGGACTTTGGAAGATGTTGCATTAGCTTTGagccaaaacaaaacaaaaatataaaTATAGAAAAGTCAGTTCTTCTAGAAGAAAAAACATGGGAGAACTGAAAAAAGGGACAGTTTAAGATTAAAGAGAATATCGTCTCTTGCGCACAAGTCGATGCACCACCATGCAAATGCATACCAAATCATGAGCACAGAAGTCCAGGATACATAAACGTGACTACNNNNNNNNNNNNNNNNNNNNNNNNNNNNNNNNNNNNNNNNNNNNNNNNNNNNNNNNNNNNNNNNNNNNNNNNNNNNNNNNNNNNNNNNNNNNNNNNNNNNNNNNNNNNNNNNNNNNNNNNNNNNNNNNNNNNNNNNNNNNNNNNNNNNNNNNNNNNNNNNNNNNNNNNNNNNNNNNNNNNNNNNNNNNNNNNNNNNNNNNNNNNNNNNNNNNNNNNNNtgttgagtaaataggcaatt
This region of Triticum aestivum cultivar Chinese Spring chromosome 2D, IWGSC CS RefSeq v2.1, whole genome shotgun sequence genomic DNA includes:
- the LOC123052230 gene encoding classical arabinogalactan protein 9 (The sequence of the model RefSeq protein was modified relative to this genomic sequence to represent the inferred CDS: added 183 bases not found in genome assembly) — translated: MARAGALCLALLCLLAAHSAVAQKATAPAAAPTTTTPTPAAPAKKTTAPAAAPTTTPVAATPPTAAAPTTPATPAPAAAPPTKATPAPAKAPAAAPPTKAASSPPAPAPKASTPPVEAPVAAPPAPVAEAPATIPTKPDAPAPAPAKKKKKSSSKKKKSKAPAPAPVAAEAPTKSKKAKAPAASDDSEAPGPALDAAADDTAGAIQSMAGSIMSACAMALGLLALLA